The following are from one region of the Pirellulales bacterium genome:
- a CDS encoding AAA family ATPase, whose protein sequence is MKLIDVRVDGFGVWSGLTLAELSPECTVIYGPNEAGKTTLLQFIRAVLYGFSPQRTARYLPCLNPTLSGTAAGGSLTLITHDEGWLQVQRQVNPQHPLGNVLVQAADGTVQGAAHLHRLLHDVDETMFQNVFAVGLHELQELGTLTDSAAARWLHAVSLGFDRVSLVDVLSELEKSRLRLWSDQPSSQIGQLQARRERLQEELAECSHLSHQLEQVVTERAAADHQIAQLESALIEQESHLRTCETAAAVHEPWHRRHALRARIEALGPAAQWPVDALQRMNRYQSAIRQARRKKRLFARRRKTLGEKLTQMKLSEPLWRQAARIEALIENETWIVSLEQEIRRAEETVQRLTAQRQAQQDRLNGAAPASVGPNAPQPGVHHLQPVDHATWRALRRPAAALSQAKRLAEAEQRGINQQRTTQQNRRREVEQALAARGQKNLTAALDSAGQRVAQLRRRVQLDELIEQLAHTKADLEHAIAGCVQRQILPAWMLFSLGGIFVLGVVLVLGGFLLPGSFTGSLGWPMAWLGLLGTGSAVAAKYTLERSAANQMEASRRQLALVDSQTQQAETERGELDRSLPNGGASLPTLLQAAQQELAKLEELLPLDAQRQAADQAAQEVESRHTQAEQTYQQALENWNAALAAVGLPEDLAAPQVRAMHLAGDRLQSTQQELGSAQSELDRRRRELATFSARLEQVFLAAEILPHSSSASDQLRELRRQLADQETCHRDRQSITQRRQKLRRWQQRLVHRVSRLRRRGSQLLFVCQAANMAEFRRRSAEFSQIAALLAQRDAAAQEIASLLGEKDETAIASFLTNTTAEQLAAQLATSRQRLEEIRRQQQRLFEQRGQQNEQIRLLSSDRRPAVKRFELGHVEQQLSAAINRLHVLTLTHRWLEVIKEHYEHHRQPETLREASDYLAQLTEGRCRRVWTRWGENALLVDDDQGRTLPVEVLSQGTREQLFLSLRLALVGLYARRGVQLPMVLDDVLVNFDTHRAAAAVQVLHNFARRGHQLLVFTCHEHLARLFKHHRMDVRRLPSNHQSGRDEPFELEVEPPPRRSRSRRVREVNETPPAPPPTLPPTSVVTAQAAGSAVSVESIPLARIEAAPLVTVLPFPATVVEPEVTAQPLVPMRVDLPQRTARLSPIMRRWAAEEFSGELDDRVNPLWLLDGIVGEELGSPHSPPNGSLPAAGQHSSSTVRRAKNLRVFADQSSPISVEASGDEGLDV, encoded by the coding sequence ATGAAATTGATCGACGTTCGTGTCGATGGCTTCGGCGTTTGGAGCGGGCTGACGCTCGCCGAGCTTTCCCCTGAATGCACCGTGATTTACGGTCCCAACGAGGCGGGCAAAACCACGCTGTTGCAATTCATTCGCGCCGTGTTGTATGGCTTTTCGCCACAGCGCACCGCCCGATATTTGCCCTGCTTAAACCCGACGTTAAGCGGCACTGCGGCCGGCGGCTCGCTTACGCTCATCACCCATGACGAAGGCTGGCTGCAAGTTCAGCGGCAGGTGAACCCGCAGCACCCGTTGGGCAACGTGTTGGTCCAGGCTGCCGATGGCACGGTACAGGGCGCGGCCCACTTGCACCGGCTGCTGCACGACGTCGACGAAACGATGTTCCAAAACGTCTTCGCCGTGGGCCTGCACGAATTGCAGGAATTGGGCACGCTGACGGATTCCGCTGCCGCGCGCTGGCTACATGCTGTATCGCTGGGGTTCGACCGGGTGTCGCTCGTTGACGTGCTGAGCGAATTGGAAAAATCGCGGTTGCGGTTGTGGTCCGATCAGCCGTCGTCGCAAATCGGCCAATTGCAGGCTCGGCGCGAAAGGCTGCAGGAAGAGCTCGCGGAGTGTTCCCATCTTTCACATCAATTGGAGCAAGTGGTGACGGAACGCGCCGCTGCCGATCATCAAATCGCGCAGCTCGAAAGTGCGCTGATCGAGCAGGAATCGCACCTTCGCACTTGCGAAACGGCGGCCGCAGTGCATGAACCTTGGCATCGGCGTCACGCGCTTCGGGCGCGCATTGAGGCGTTGGGCCCCGCCGCTCAATGGCCGGTCGATGCGTTGCAACGGATGAATCGCTATCAATCGGCCATCCGCCAGGCACGCCGCAAAAAGCGGCTTTTTGCGCGTCGCCGAAAAACCCTGGGCGAGAAACTGACTCAGATGAAGCTGAGCGAGCCGCTCTGGCGGCAAGCGGCCCGGATTGAAGCCCTGATCGAAAACGAAACCTGGATTGTCTCATTAGAGCAAGAAATCCGCAGGGCCGAGGAAACGGTGCAACGGCTGACCGCCCAGCGGCAGGCACAACAAGATCGCCTGAACGGCGCGGCGCCTGCCAGTGTTGGGCCGAATGCACCCCAGCCTGGCGTCCATCATTTGCAACCTGTCGACCACGCCACATGGCGAGCTTTGCGGCGGCCGGCGGCCGCGCTATCGCAGGCCAAACGGCTGGCCGAAGCCGAGCAACGAGGTATTAATCAACAACGCACAACCCAGCAAAACCGTCGCCGCGAAGTGGAGCAAGCCTTGGCTGCACGCGGCCAAAAAAATCTGACTGCTGCCTTAGATTCCGCCGGGCAACGCGTGGCCCAACTTCGGCGGCGTGTGCAATTGGACGAACTGATAGAACAGCTTGCGCACACCAAAGCCGATTTGGAGCACGCCATTGCCGGCTGCGTTCAGCGGCAAATTCTGCCCGCTTGGATGCTGTTTTCACTGGGCGGCATTTTCGTGCTGGGCGTGGTGCTCGTTCTCGGCGGATTCCTGCTTCCCGGCTCGTTCACCGGTTCGCTGGGTTGGCCCATGGCTTGGCTCGGCCTTCTGGGCACGGGCTCGGCGGTCGCCGCCAAATACACCCTGGAGCGTTCGGCGGCCAACCAAATGGAAGCCAGTCGCCGGCAATTGGCGCTGGTCGATTCGCAAACTCAACAGGCCGAAACGGAGCGCGGCGAATTAGATCGCAGCTTGCCCAATGGCGGCGCTTCCTTACCAACGCTCCTTCAAGCAGCCCAACAGGAATTGGCCAAGCTGGAAGAATTGCTCCCGCTCGATGCACAGCGGCAGGCTGCTGATCAGGCTGCTCAGGAAGTCGAGTCCCGCCACACCCAAGCGGAACAAACTTATCAGCAAGCGCTCGAAAATTGGAATGCGGCGCTGGCCGCCGTCGGCTTGCCCGAGGATTTGGCGGCGCCTCAAGTGCGGGCCATGCACCTTGCCGGCGATCGACTACAAAGCACGCAGCAGGAACTGGGCAGTGCCCAATCGGAGCTGGATCGTCGCCGCCGGGAACTCGCCACATTTTCGGCTCGGCTGGAACAAGTGTTTCTGGCGGCGGAAATTCTGCCGCACTCCAGTTCAGCCAGCGATCAACTGCGTGAATTGCGTCGCCAGCTGGCCGACCAAGAAACCTGCCACCGAGATCGCCAATCCATTACCCAGCGGCGGCAAAAGCTGCGGCGTTGGCAGCAAAGGCTGGTTCATCGGGTGAGCCGGCTGCGGCGTCGTGGTAGCCAATTGCTGTTTGTTTGCCAGGCGGCGAATATGGCGGAGTTTCGCCGTCGCAGCGCCGAATTTTCACAAATCGCCGCGCTCCTTGCCCAGCGCGATGCCGCGGCGCAAGAAATCGCTTCGTTGCTGGGTGAAAAGGATGAAACTGCAATCGCTTCCTTCTTAACAAACACCACGGCCGAACAACTTGCCGCTCAACTTGCCACGAGTCGGCAGCGGCTGGAGGAAATCCGCCGGCAACAACAACGCCTGTTTGAGCAGCGGGGTCAACAAAACGAACAAATTCGGCTGCTCTCCAGCGATCGGCGGCCGGCCGTGAAGCGGTTCGAGCTGGGCCATGTGGAGCAGCAATTATCCGCTGCCATCAACCGGTTGCATGTACTCACGCTTACGCACCGCTGGCTGGAGGTGATCAAGGAGCATTACGAACACCATCGCCAGCCCGAAACTTTGCGCGAGGCATCCGATTATCTGGCGCAATTGACCGAGGGGCGATGTCGCCGCGTGTGGACCCGCTGGGGCGAAAATGCCTTGCTGGTCGATGACGATCAAGGCCGCACGCTTCCCGTTGAAGTGCTTAGCCAGGGCACGCGGGAACAATTGTTTTTGAGCTTGCGCTTGGCGCTAGTCGGATTGTATGCCCGCCGAGGCGTGCAACTGCCGATGGTGCTGGACGACGTGCTGGTCAACTTCGACACGCACCGCGCCGCCGCCGCCGTGCAGGTGCTTCACAATTTTGCTCGGCGTGGACACCAATTGCTCGTTTTCACCTGCCATGAACATTTGGCCCGGCTGTTCAAGCACCACCGCATGGATGTGCGCCGCTTGCCCAGCAACCATCAGTCGGGCCGCGACGAGCCATTCGAACTTGAAGTCGAACCGCCGCCGCGCCGCAGCCGATCGCGCCGGGTGAGAGAAGTCAACGAGACGCCGCCGGCGCCACCGCCCACACTTCCGCCAACAAGCGTCGTTACCGCACAAGCGGCCGGATCCGCTGTCTCCGTCGAATCAATACCTCTAGCCCGCATCGAGGCCGCGCCGCTAGTAACGGTGCTCCCTTTTCCAGCGACAGTGGTTGAACCCGAGGTGACGGCACAGCCGCTGGTTCCCATGCGTGTCGATTTGCCGCAGCGCACGGCGCGGCTATCGCCGATCATGCGCCGCTGGGCGGCCGAAGAATTCAGCGGCGAACTCGACGACCGCGTGAACCCTCTCTGGCTGCTTGATGGAATCGTGGGGGAAGAACTGGGCAGCCCGCACTCGCCGCCAAACGGATCGTTGCCGGCAGCGGGGCAGCACAGCTCCTCCACAGTCCGCCGCGCAAAAAACCTCCGGGTTTTCGCTGACCAGTCATCCCCCATCTCCGTGGAAGCTTCCGGCGACGAGGGCTTGGATGTGTAG
- a CDS encoding branched-chain amino acid ABC transporter substrate-binding protein codes for MHKLYRFLAIKYLLVLLCGAISVAAISGCGNSAGESKSDSSPKAVASADSAPTSGRIKIVSSLPRTGSAKLQTDTMVNGIKLALDEAGYKVGDFTIEYEDMDDATAATGDWTPDAEGNNARQAANDPDVMVYIGPYNSGAAKVSMPILNRAGLLMISPANTAVGLTKPGLGEPDEPAIYQPTGKKNYTRVVPADDLQGSCAAEWAKSLGVKSVYILDDNSVYGKGIAEMFKQRCGELEIDVLGQDSIDTKAQEFRSKMTSIKSLKPDLIYYGGTTQTKGGQICKDMVAAGLTCKLMVPDGCMENAFIEAAGPENADDRVYLTFGGVLPQNQTGKGKDFVDKYNVRYGSMPEAYAIYSYEAAKVALEAIRKAGKKERAAIVGAAFAIKDFPGALGTWSFDQNGDTTLHKLSGSIVHEGKFQFVKLLGSDDQKK; via the coding sequence ATGCACAAGCTTTATCGATTCTTAGCTATTAAATACCTGCTGGTTTTGCTCTGCGGCGCAATCAGCGTCGCGGCCATTTCCGGCTGCGGTAATTCCGCCGGCGAAAGCAAATCGGACTCATCTCCCAAGGCCGTTGCTTCCGCCGATAGCGCCCCCACTTCCGGCCGCATCAAAATCGTCTCCAGCCTGCCCCGCACCGGCAGCGCCAAGCTGCAAACTGATACGATGGTTAATGGAATCAAGCTGGCCCTGGACGAAGCCGGCTACAAAGTCGGCGATTTCACCATCGAGTATGAAGATATGGACGACGCCACCGCCGCCACCGGCGATTGGACTCCCGATGCCGAAGGCAACAACGCCCGCCAGGCCGCCAACGATCCGGACGTGATGGTCTACATAGGCCCATACAATTCCGGCGCGGCAAAAGTTTCGATGCCCATTCTCAATCGCGCCGGCCTGTTGATGATTAGTCCCGCCAACACCGCCGTCGGACTCACCAAGCCGGGCCTGGGCGAGCCCGATGAGCCCGCCATCTATCAGCCTACCGGCAAAAAAAATTACACCCGCGTGGTCCCCGCCGACGATCTCCAAGGCTCCTGCGCCGCCGAATGGGCCAAATCGCTGGGCGTTAAATCTGTCTACATCCTTGATGACAATTCCGTATACGGCAAAGGAATTGCCGAAATGTTCAAGCAGCGCTGCGGCGAGTTAGAAATAGACGTGTTGGGCCAAGACAGCATCGACACCAAGGCCCAGGAATTCCGCTCGAAAATGACGAGCATCAAATCGTTAAAGCCCGACCTGATCTATTACGGTGGCACTACGCAAACGAAAGGTGGGCAAATTTGCAAAGACATGGTCGCCGCTGGGCTAACCTGCAAACTGATGGTTCCCGACGGCTGCATGGAAAACGCCTTCATCGAGGCTGCCGGACCAGAGAACGCCGATGACCGTGTGTATTTAACCTTCGGCGGCGTATTGCCGCAAAATCAAACGGGCAAGGGGAAAGATTTTGTCGATAAGTATAACGTCAGGTACGGCTCCATGCCGGAAGCCTACGCCATTTATAGTTACGAAGCGGCAAAAGTCGCGCTGGAGGCGATTCGCAAGGCGGGCAAAAAAGAGCGCGCCGCCATTGTCGGCGCCGCCTTCGCCATTAAAGATTTTCCCGGCGCTCTGGGCACCTGGTCATTCGACCAAAACGGCGATACCACCCTCCACAAACTTAGCGGCAGCATCGTGCACGAGGGCAAATTCCAATTTGTCAAACTACTCGGCAGCGACGATCAGAAGAAATGA
- a CDS encoding branched-chain amino acid ABC transporter permease has translation MLSLLLAADSISGWQLFVQQCLNGLTYGALIALIALGYTMVYGIIGLINFAHGDLFMLGTFLTLTLIDAFGLNATAPTGSTAAGIVGLLVI, from the coding sequence ATGCTTTCCCTCCTGCTGGCCGCCGACTCTATTTCAGGGTGGCAACTGTTCGTCCAGCAGTGTCTCAATGGGCTGACTTATGGCGCACTCATCGCGCTGATCGCCCTGGGTTACACCATGGTCTACGGCATCATCGGGCTCATCAATTTCGCCCACGGCGATTTATTCATGCTGGGCACGTTTCTCACGTTAACCTTGATCGATGCTTTCGGACTGAACGCCACTGCCCCGACAGGCTCCACGGCGGCGGGAATCGTCGGGCTGCTTGTGATCG
- a CDS encoding MMPL family transporter, whose amino-acid sequence MSQHKRPNSSPKEQDAASNPSDKKGDAAPTDAAAPSGGFAPNDGAPYDSLALSGESTRHPSSSSPQSGMTSVLLLLTRLVLRFPVPTLALSVGLAVICIIYTIGHLGYKSSRLDLLNPKSDYNRLWIEYINEFGDEDDAVIVVEGAGREQVVPVLEELSASLRREKRLFHAILHEVDLTKIRAKGLHYLPADQLQTIDRFLDEAMPIAGGDWSRLQVGKLVGGLAQMLQAATAGVQGLDLNLALGQLDHTVDSLLAQFGSEPHYLSPWPGMPASLSTLSELGSEYLIAKEGRLGFVLLRISVGKEEFARGSEAVDALRELIAETELRHPNVKLGLTGLPIMENDEMRASQSSMFWGSLLSFFGVVVIVVAGFGGLRHALLANLVLLLGTAWAFGYVTLTVGHLNILSVTFTATLIGIGIDYGAYYISRYMQLLREGMPCEAALLETTRSAGPAIVTGALTTAIAFFSAALTSFTGVAELGIIAGGGLLLCAVAQLFVLPPLIKVVDGSRLGQRQPTPVPVHKWINPLLRFPRVVFCGGLIITVAAGLGIQHLWYDHNLLDMQARGLQSVELERKLLAECDQSVWYALSIANSREELLDRKAKFLKLPSVERTEEIVSLLPVDEEVKRPIIADIARRLATLPERPPLIAVDTLDELGALLAQVQDTAQHTHEGANCARHLELLRDAMRRLPASDCYAKLSQFQQQMAGDLLSRLHALRSVANPEPPQLTDLPPSLVSRFVGQNGKYLLKIYGRGDIWNMEALSRFVQDVRTVDPRVTGNPLQAYEASREMQFSYEKAALYSMLVILVVLYIDFRNLLHVFLASLPLALGMIITFGLLGFLNQPLNAANMIALPLLLGMGVDYGVYVVHEFLEQQGRYRMSPATAVGLLVDSLATIIGYAGLLIASHQGLQSLGKSLTIGVAVCTLTSMILLPALLSWMTSKRPLVPWVADAVVSYDHERPDLEPENGDSPPMRRAA is encoded by the coding sequence ATGTCACAGCATAAGCGGCCCAATTCCTCACCCAAGGAACAGGACGCAGCAAGCAATCCATCGGACAAAAAGGGTGATGCTGCGCCGACAGATGCGGCTGCTCCAAGTGGCGGCTTTGCGCCAAACGACGGCGCGCCATACGACTCGCTAGCCCTCAGCGGCGAATCCACCCGCCATCCCTCTTCCTCGTCACCGCAATCTGGAATGACCTCGGTTCTGTTGCTGCTGACTCGCCTGGTGCTGCGCTTTCCGGTGCCGACCTTGGCGCTTTCCGTCGGACTGGCGGTGATCTGCATCATCTATACCATCGGGCATTTGGGCTATAAAAGCAGCCGCCTCGATTTGTTGAATCCCAAGAGCGATTACAACCGGTTGTGGATCGAATACATTAACGAATTCGGCGACGAGGATGACGCGGTCATCGTTGTCGAAGGCGCCGGCCGCGAGCAGGTCGTGCCCGTGTTGGAGGAACTCTCCGCCTCTCTGCGGCGCGAAAAACGGCTGTTCCACGCCATTTTGCACGAGGTCGATTTGACGAAGATCCGGGCCAAAGGTCTGCACTATTTGCCCGCCGATCAACTGCAAACCATCGATCGTTTTCTGGACGAAGCCATGCCCATTGCCGGCGGCGATTGGTCGCGGCTACAAGTGGGCAAGCTGGTCGGTGGCCTGGCGCAAATGCTGCAAGCCGCCACGGCCGGTGTGCAAGGGCTCGATCTCAACCTTGCGCTCGGGCAACTCGATCACACGGTCGATAGTCTGCTAGCGCAATTCGGTTCGGAACCACATTATCTATCCCCCTGGCCCGGCATGCCCGCTTCGCTATCGACGCTGAGCGAATTGGGTTCCGAATACTTAATTGCCAAGGAAGGGCGGCTGGGCTTTGTGCTGTTGCGAATTTCGGTAGGGAAGGAAGAATTCGCCCGTGGCAGCGAGGCGGTAGACGCCCTCCGCGAATTGATAGCCGAAACCGAACTGCGGCATCCGAACGTAAAACTGGGCCTGACCGGCCTGCCGATCATGGAAAACGACGAGATGCGCGCCAGCCAATCGTCGATGTTTTGGGGCTCTTTGCTTTCCTTCTTCGGCGTCGTGGTAATAGTCGTCGCTGGATTCGGCGGACTTCGTCACGCCCTGCTGGCCAACTTGGTGCTGCTTTTGGGCACAGCCTGGGCGTTTGGATATGTAACCCTTACCGTCGGTCATTTGAATATCCTCAGCGTCACCTTCACCGCCACGCTGATCGGCATCGGCATCGATTACGGCGCCTATTACATTTCACGCTACATGCAATTGCTGCGCGAGGGGATGCCGTGCGAGGCCGCGCTGTTGGAAACAACACGTTCGGCCGGCCCGGCCATTGTCACCGGCGCCTTGACCACGGCGATCGCGTTTTTCTCCGCTGCCTTAACCAGTTTCACCGGTGTAGCGGAATTGGGAATCATTGCCGGCGGCGGTTTGCTATTGTGCGCCGTGGCACAACTTTTCGTATTGCCGCCCCTTATCAAAGTGGTCGACGGCAGCCGCTTAGGCCAGCGACAGCCCACGCCGGTGCCGGTACACAAGTGGATCAATCCGCTGTTGCGCTTTCCCCGCGTCGTGTTTTGCGGCGGCTTAATCATCACCGTGGCGGCCGGATTGGGCATCCAGCATTTGTGGTACGATCACAATCTGCTCGATATGCAAGCCCGCGGTTTGCAAAGCGTGGAATTAGAGCGAAAGCTCCTGGCCGAATGCGATCAAAGCGTGTGGTACGCGCTATCGATCGCCAACAGCCGCGAAGAACTGCTGGACCGCAAAGCAAAGTTCCTCAAACTGCCCAGCGTGGAGCGGACGGAAGAAATTGTATCGCTGTTGCCCGTCGACGAGGAAGTCAAACGCCCCATCATTGCCGATATAGCCCGACGCCTGGCGACGCTCCCGGAACGTCCGCCGCTGATCGCCGTCGACACTTTGGACGAACTCGGCGCGCTATTGGCCCAAGTCCAAGATACCGCTCAACACACCCACGAAGGGGCTAACTGCGCCCGGCATTTGGAATTGCTGCGCGATGCCATGCGTCGTCTGCCGGCTTCCGATTGTTACGCCAAGCTGTCGCAATTCCAGCAGCAAATGGCCGGCGATTTGCTCAGCCGTTTGCACGCGCTGCGCAGCGTTGCCAACCCGGAGCCCCCGCAACTCACCGACTTGCCGCCAAGTTTGGTCAGCCGTTTCGTGGGGCAAAACGGCAAGTATTTGTTGAAAATTTACGGTCGCGGCGACATCTGGAATATGGAAGCGTTGTCGCGCTTTGTGCAAGATGTTCGAACCGTCGATCCCCGCGTAACGGGCAATCCGCTCCAGGCCTACGAAGCCTCGCGTGAAATGCAATTTAGTTACGAAAAGGCTGCTTTGTATTCAATGCTGGTCATCCTGGTGGTTCTGTACATCGACTTTCGGAACCTGTTGCACGTGTTCCTGGCGTCGCTTCCGCTGGCGCTGGGCATGATCATTACCTTTGGGCTATTGGGCTTTCTGAACCAGCCTCTCAATGCCGCGAATATGATCGCCCTGCCGCTGCTCTTGGGAATGGGTGTCGATTACGGCGTGTATGTGGTTCACGAATTCTTGGAACAACAAGGACGCTACCGCATGTCGCCGGCCACGGCCGTGGGGTTATTGGTCGATTCGCTGGCCACCATCATCGGGTACGCCGGCCTATTGATCGCCAGTCATCAAGGGTTGCAAAGCTTGGGAAAATCGCTCACGATTGGCGTCGCGGTTTGCACGCTGACCTCGATGATTTTGCTTCCCGCGCTCTTGTCTTGGATGACCTCGAAGCGACCGTTGGTTCCTTGGGTGGCTGATGCCGTGGTCAGTTACGATCACGAGCGACCCGATCTCGAACCAGAAAATGGTGATTCTCCTCCCATGCGCCGCGCCGCCTGA
- a CDS encoding metallophosphoesterase, with protein MLQRPFRFLHAADLHLDRPCQTAIEAPDHLIDLLIDGPQQAAAKVFDSAIDRQVDFVLLAGDVIDPHRCAPRDLLFLAEQFQRLADHRISVYWAGGPIDSLDHWPTYVSWPSNVHRFSHGRTERHRYQIAGMPVCEIIGCGHDPSEPPRPYQFGPSDDDLFSIALVHADWNARSLGEIGMNYWALGGSHQRSTPLEAKCVAHVAGSPQGRCSRETGPHGCTIVAVDEHRHVHLTPLSCDMLQWLAPRLSQPETADRHELERLLHERAEQLLAESPGVTLLVKWHVACQGPLQFALRHGALGTELISKLRQEFGRLSFPVWTLDIEADLPAELPSEWFGEETLRGDFLRAVQRCAPEFLLGQATQPSVDHASATFDNDPASLDHVPESLNSNDSTHQPLVLALPSSAADLVSMCNLSPAAAEVITQQSAEFAHPEGRRRLLREVAWLAVDLLSPAEAAQ; from the coding sequence ATGCTGCAGCGGCCTTTTCGTTTTTTACACGCTGCCGATCTGCATCTCGACCGCCCCTGCCAAACCGCCATCGAGGCGCCTGACCATCTGATCGACCTGTTAATCGATGGTCCGCAACAAGCGGCGGCAAAGGTGTTCGATTCCGCCATTGATCGCCAGGTTGATTTCGTTCTGCTGGCCGGCGATGTGATCGACCCTCACCGCTGCGCCCCCCGCGATCTGCTGTTTCTCGCCGAGCAATTCCAGCGGCTGGCCGACCACCGTATATCCGTATATTGGGCGGGTGGGCCTATCGATTCTCTCGACCACTGGCCAACCTACGTTTCTTGGCCCAGCAATGTGCATCGGTTTTCACACGGTCGCACTGAACGTCACCGTTACCAGATTGCTGGGATGCCCGTGTGCGAAATTATCGGCTGTGGCCACGATCCATCGGAACCGCCGCGTCCTTACCAGTTCGGTCCCAGCGATGACGACTTATTTTCGATTGCCCTCGTCCATGCCGATTGGAACGCCCGATCGCTGGGCGAAATTGGCATGAATTATTGGGCTTTGGGCGGTTCGCACCAACGCTCCACTCCGCTGGAAGCAAAATGCGTGGCCCACGTTGCAGGCAGTCCGCAAGGCCGATGCTCCCGCGAAACCGGTCCGCACGGGTGCACGATCGTGGCTGTCGACGAACATCGCCACGTCCATCTCACGCCGTTGTCATGCGACATGCTGCAGTGGCTGGCGCCACGATTGTCGCAGCCTGAAACGGCCGATCGCCACGAATTAGAACGGCTCCTGCACGAGCGGGCCGAGCAACTTTTGGCGGAATCGCCCGGTGTGACTCTGCTTGTAAAGTGGCATGTGGCGTGCCAGGGTCCGCTGCAGTTCGCGTTACGACACGGGGCGTTGGGCACAGAGTTGATTTCCAAACTGCGTCAGGAATTCGGCCGTCTCTCCTTCCCGGTTTGGACCTTGGACATCGAAGCGGATTTGCCCGCTGAATTGCCATCCGAGTGGTTCGGGGAAGAAACGCTGCGCGGCGATTTTTTGCGCGCGGTTCAACGCTGCGCGCCGGAGTTTTTACTTGGTCAGGCAACGCAGCCTTCGGTCGATCACGCCTCGGCAACGTTCGACAATGACCCTGCTTCGCTTGACCACGTTCCTGAATCGCTCAATTCAAATGATTCAACGCATCAGCCGCTCGTCCTGGCGCTTCCCAGTAGTGCCGCGGATTTGGTTTCGATGTGCAATCTTTCGCCCGCTGCGGCTGAGGTGATAACTCAGCAATCAGCAGAGTTTGCGCACCCGGAAGGCCGCCGCCGATTGCTGCGTGAAGTGGCGTGGCTGGCCGTCGATTTGCTCAGCCCCGCGGAGGCCGCACAATGA
- a CDS encoding MFS transporter produces the protein MSSPAAPTPAAVAAQRLTVVQWLICIIAVIGFAFDTYELLMLPLIIRPALIEFGFTPGKPDFVFWASMLFFVPAVAGGIFGLLGGYLTDRLGRRRVLTWSILLYAVSAFLGGFSTNVTMFLVFRSLKFIGVCVEFVAAVAWLAELFPEPRQRERVLGYTQACSSFGGMMVAFANGLAIKWAADLLAIQLPFLTFLGNVTDPHAPWRYTMISGLIPAIPLIVIRPFLPESPAWKQKKAAGTLKRPSIGELFAPQLRSTTIITTIMFALSFGAAFGAIQQMPQITPGMPEVVAQKEGKPVPAQKEIEQKAAAGYAKVQEFGGLIGRFLLALLVIRIASRRNLLRVFLIPGLFVLPLAFGYAAMNNRQLFTLGDWHVTLFDVGIFLAGLFTVAQFSFWGNYLPRVYPLHLRGTGESFAANIGGRMLGTSFAALAMFLPTLSFMPGGSSSEKMAFAAAAIGLGVYLLNFILTFWLPEPQQELSMD, from the coding sequence ATGAGTTCGCCCGCCGCCCCTACCCCTGCTGCTGTTGCCGCCCAGCGCCTGACCGTCGTACAGTGGTTGATTTGCATCATCGCCGTCATCGGCTTTGCCTTCGACACGTACGAATTGCTGATGTTGCCGTTGATTATTCGGCCAGCCCTCATTGAATTTGGCTTCACGCCCGGCAAGCCCGATTTTGTATTTTGGGCCAGCATGTTGTTTTTTGTGCCGGCCGTGGCAGGGGGCATTTTTGGGTTGCTCGGCGGATATTTGACGGACCGTTTGGGCCGCCGCCGCGTGCTCACTTGGAGCATATTACTGTATGCGGTATCCGCATTCCTCGGTGGCTTTTCGACGAATGTCACAATGTTTCTCGTTTTTCGTTCGCTCAAGTTCATCGGCGTGTGTGTGGAGTTCGTCGCCGCCGTCGCTTGGCTGGCCGAATTATTTCCCGAGCCGAGACAGCGCGAGCGGGTGTTGGGTTACACTCAGGCTTGCAGTTCGTTCGGCGGCATGATGGTGGCTTTCGCCAACGGCCTGGCGATCAAATGGGCTGCCGATCTACTGGCAATTCAACTGCCGTTTCTTACTTTCTTGGGCAACGTGACCGATCCCCATGCGCCCTGGCGATACACGATGATTTCCGGCCTCATTCCCGCAATTCCGCTGATTGTCATTCGTCCGTTCTTGCCCGAATCGCCTGCATGGAAGCAAAAGAAAGCGGCCGGCACGCTCAAGCGGCCCAGCATTGGCGAATTGTTTGCGCCCCAGTTGCGGAGCACCACAATCATCACCACGATCATGTTCGCACTCAGTTTTGGAGCTGCCTTCGGCGCCATTCAGCAAATGCCGCAAATCACTCCGGGCATGCCAGAAGTGGTCGCGCAAAAAGAGGGCAAGCCGGTGCCGGCTCAAAAAGAAATCGAGCAAAAAGCCGCAGCCGGTTATGCCAAGGTGCAAGAATTCGGCGGCTTGATCGGACGATTTCTGCTAGCCTTATTGGTCATTCGTATTGCCAGCCGCCGAAATTTGCTGCGCGTGTTTTTGATTCCTGGCCTCTTCGTGTTGCCACTGGCCTTCGGATATGCGGCGATGAATAACCGCCAGCTGTTCACGCTGGGCGACTGGCACGTCACACTGTTCGACGTCGGCATTTTTCTGGCCGGCTTGTTTACCGTGGCGCAATTCAGTTTTTGGGGAAACTATTTGCCCCGCGTGTATCCACTGCACTTGCGCGGCACGGGCGAAAGTTTTGCCGCAAACATCGGCGGGCGCATGTTGGGCACATCGTTCGCCGCGCTGGCGATGTTCCTGCCCACGCTCAGTTTCATGCCGGGCGGCAGTTCGTCGGAAAAAATGGCCTTTGCGGCGGCCGCCATCGGCTTGGGAGTTTATCTGCTCAATTTCATTTTGACGTTTTGGTTGCCCGAGCCGCAGCAAGAATTGTCAATGGATTAG